A window from Megalops cyprinoides isolate fMegCyp1 chromosome 8, fMegCyp1.pri, whole genome shotgun sequence encodes these proteins:
- the commd9 gene encoding COMM domain-containing protein 9 has translation MATIAEEHFASLQLLLKAPSKDAVRQLCQDSFPSGAPESLQLSENAAGILCVSVSEAQQLLRALHTLSHHVLFYSLSAPEQILALFPHSFHPSLKNLITKILLEQSPTWRSEALTNQVSLPQLVEMDWRVDIKTASDSMSRMAVPTCLVNMKVQDPLALGGGDSISSVTVELSRETLDTMLDGLGRIRDQLSVVAGK, from the exons ATGGCTACGATAGCGGAGGAGCATTTTGCTTCTTTACAACTGCTTTTAAAG GCTCCATCCAAGGATGCAGTGCGGCAGCTCTGTCAGGACAGTTTCCCATCTGGAGCTCCTGAATCACTGCAGCTATCAGAGAATGCGGCAGgaatcctgtgtgtgtctgtcagtgaagCCCAGCAG CTGCTCAGGGctctgcacacactctctcatcaTGTGCTGTTCTACAGTCTGAGTGCTCCAGAGCAGATCCTTGCCCTCTTCCCACACTCCTTTCACCCCAGCCTCAAAAACCTCATCACCAAGATCTTGCTGGAGCAAAG CCCAACATGGAGAAGTGAAGCTCTAACCAATCAAG TCTCACTACCCCAGCTGGTGGAGATGGACTGGAGGGTGGACATTAAGACGGCCTCGGACTCCATGAGCCGCATGGCTGTGCCCACCTGCCTGGTGAACATGAAG GTGCAGGACCCCCTGGCCCTAGGGGGTGGGGACTCCATCTCCTCAGTGACGGTAGAGCTGAGCCGAGAGACTCTGGACACCATGCTGGACGGGTTGGGGCGTATCCGGGACCAGCTGTCTGTGGTGGCCGGGAAGTAG